Proteins found in one Miscanthus floridulus cultivar M001 chromosome 4, ASM1932011v1, whole genome shotgun sequence genomic segment:
- the LOC136551246 gene encoding uncharacterized protein isoform X4, translating to MAGARLAARPATHGPARQLPRAAAFAAAGRRGGDSPFLPRPRGCFSTVACAIKSNGSNSKVTRVLFCGPYFPASTRYTTEYLRDYPFIEVDQVGLEHVPEVIQNYHICVVKNRRIDLDVIAKATQMKIIMQYGVGLEGVDVNAATEHKIKVARIPGSMTGNAVSCSEMAIYLTLGVLRKQKLMDAAVHQKDLGSPTGETILGKTVLILGFGAIGVEIAKRLKPFGVKILATKRNWSPGSLPCDVDGLVDKKGGPEDMYELAGEADIIITCLLQTNETVGIVDDMFLSAMKKGSCLVNIARGGLLDYKAVFDHLESGHLGGLGIDVAWTEPFDPEDPILKFSNVIITPHVAGVTEYSYRTMAKVVGDVALQLHSGETFTGIEFVN from the exons ATGGCGGGAGCAAGATTGGCAGCTAGGCCGGCCACACACGGCCCAGCACGCCAGCTCCCTCGCGCCGCCGCCTTCGCTGCCGCAGGCCGCCGCGGTGGCGACTCCCCTTTCCTCCCGCGACCGCGAG GTTGTTTTTCAACAGTGGCTTGTGCAATCAAAAGCAATGGCAGCAACAGCAAGGTTACAAGGGTGCTATTCTGTGGCCCCTATTTTCCTGCTTCCACGAGGTACACCACCGAGTATTTGCGAGACTATCCATTTATTGAG GTTGACCAAGTGGGCCTTGAGCATGTACCTGAAGTTATCCAAAACTATCATATATGTGTTGTAAAGAATCGGCGCATCGATTTAGATGTCATTGCCAAGGCAACCCAGATGAAGATTATTATGCAGTATGGCGTTGGGTTAGAAG GTGTTGATGTAAATGCTGCTACAGAGCACAAAATTAAAGTTGCAAGGATACCGGGGAGTATGACAGGAAATGCAGTCTCTTGTTCAGAGATGGCAATCTATCTTACCCTTGGTGTTCTGCGGAAGCAA AAGTTGATGGATGCTGCTGTGCATCAGAAGGACCTGGGAAGTCCAACAGGAGAAACAATATTAGGCAAAACA GTCCTTATCCTAGGATTTGGGGCCATTGGTGTGGAAATTGCCAAGAGGCTGAAACCATTTGGTGTAAAAATTCTTGCTACTAAAAGAAATTGGTCACCAGGCTCATTGCCATGTG ATGTTGATGGGCTTGTAGATAAAAAAGGTGGACCAGAAGATATGTATGAACTTGCTGGAGAAGCTGACATAATCATAACATGCTTGCTACAAACCAATGAAACA GTTGGAATTGTTGATGATATGTTCCTCTCAGCGATGAAAAAG GGTTCGTGTCTGGTCAATATTGCTAGAGGAGGCCTTTTGGACTACAAGGCTGTGTTCGATCACCTTGAGTCAGGTCATTTAGGTGGTTTGGGTATTGATGTTGCCTGGACAGAGCCATTTGATCCAGAGGACCCCATTCTCAAATTCTCAAATGTTATTATAACACCACATGTTGCTGGAGTCACCGAATACTCCTACAGAACTATGGCAAAG GTTGTTGGTGACGTCGCTCTCCAGCTTCATTCAGGGGAGACATTCACCGGAATAGAATTTGTGAATTAG
- the LOC136551246 gene encoding uncharacterized protein isoform X2: protein MAGARLAARPATHGPARQLPRAAAFAAAGRRGGDSPFLPRPRGCFSTVACAIKSNGSNSKVTRVLFCGPYFPASTRYTTEYLRDYPFIEVDQVGLEHVPEVIQNYHICVVKNRRIDLDVIAKATQMKIIMQYGVGLEGVDVNAATEHKIKVARIPGSMTGNAVSCSEMAIYLTLGVLRKQKLMDAAVHQKDLGSPTGETILGKTVLILGFGAIGVEIAKRLKPFGVKILATKRNWSPGSLPCDVDGLVDKKGGPEDMYELAGEADIIITCLLQTNETVGIVDDMFLSAMKKGSCLVNIARGGLLDYKAVFDHLESGHLGGLGIDVAWTEPFDPEDPILKFSNVIITPHVAGVTEYSYRTMAKVCACFLSVLWLFFIIMQFLLSANIIVPL, encoded by the exons ATGGCGGGAGCAAGATTGGCAGCTAGGCCGGCCACACACGGCCCAGCACGCCAGCTCCCTCGCGCCGCCGCCTTCGCTGCCGCAGGCCGCCGCGGTGGCGACTCCCCTTTCCTCCCGCGACCGCGAG GTTGTTTTTCAACAGTGGCTTGTGCAATCAAAAGCAATGGCAGCAACAGCAAGGTTACAAGGGTGCTATTCTGTGGCCCCTATTTTCCTGCTTCCACGAGGTACACCACCGAGTATTTGCGAGACTATCCATTTATTGAG GTTGACCAAGTGGGCCTTGAGCATGTACCTGAAGTTATCCAAAACTATCATATATGTGTTGTAAAGAATCGGCGCATCGATTTAGATGTCATTGCCAAGGCAACCCAGATGAAGATTATTATGCAGTATGGCGTTGGGTTAGAAG GTGTTGATGTAAATGCTGCTACAGAGCACAAAATTAAAGTTGCAAGGATACCGGGGAGTATGACAGGAAATGCAGTCTCTTGTTCAGAGATGGCAATCTATCTTACCCTTGGTGTTCTGCGGAAGCAA AAGTTGATGGATGCTGCTGTGCATCAGAAGGACCTGGGAAGTCCAACAGGAGAAACAATATTAGGCAAAACA GTCCTTATCCTAGGATTTGGGGCCATTGGTGTGGAAATTGCCAAGAGGCTGAAACCATTTGGTGTAAAAATTCTTGCTACTAAAAGAAATTGGTCACCAGGCTCATTGCCATGTG ATGTTGATGGGCTTGTAGATAAAAAAGGTGGACCAGAAGATATGTATGAACTTGCTGGAGAAGCTGACATAATCATAACATGCTTGCTACAAACCAATGAAACA GTTGGAATTGTTGATGATATGTTCCTCTCAGCGATGAAAAAG GGTTCGTGTCTGGTCAATATTGCTAGAGGAGGCCTTTTGGACTACAAGGCTGTGTTCGATCACCTTGAGTCAGGTCATTTAGGTGGTTTGGGTATTGATGTTGCCTGGACAGAGCCATTTGATCCAGAGGACCCCATTCTCAAATTCTCAAATGTTATTATAACACCACATGTTGCTGGAGTCACCGAATACTCCTACAGAACTATGGCAAAGGTTTGTGCTTGTTTTCTCTCTGTCTTGTGGTTATTTTTCATTATCATGCAGTTCTTGCTATCTGCTAATATAATAGTTCCTTTGTAG
- the LOC136551246 gene encoding uncharacterized protein isoform X3 yields the protein MAGARLAARPATHGPARQLPRAAAFAAAGRRGGDSPFLPRPRGCFSTVACAIKSNGSNSKVTRVLFCGPYFPASTSPPLQFNLQVDQVGLEHVPEVIQNYHICVVKNRRIDLDVIAKATQMKIIMQYGVGLEGVDVNAATEHKIKVARIPGSMTGNAVSCSEMAIYLTLGVLRKQKLMDAAVHQKDLGSPTGETILGKTVLILGFGAIGVEIAKRLKPFGVKILATKRNWSPGSLPCDVDGLVDKKGGPEDMYELAGEADIIITCLLQTNETVGIVDDMFLSAMKKGSCLVNIARGGLLDYKAVFDHLESGHLGGLGIDVAWTEPFDPEDPILKFSNVIITPHVAGVTEYSYRTMAKVCACFLSVLWLFFIIMQFLLSANIIVPL from the exons ATGGCGGGAGCAAGATTGGCAGCTAGGCCGGCCACACACGGCCCAGCACGCCAGCTCCCTCGCGCCGCCGCCTTCGCTGCCGCAGGCCGCCGCGGTGGCGACTCCCCTTTCCTCCCGCGACCGCGAG GTTGTTTTTCAACAGTGGCTTGTGCAATCAAAAGCAATGGCAGCAACAGCAAGGTTACAAGGGTGCTATTCTGTGGCCCCTATTTTCCTGCTTCCACGAG CCCCCCACTCCAATTCAATTTGCAGGTTGACCAAGTGGGCCTTGAGCATGTACCTGAAGTTATCCAAAACTATCATATATGTGTTGTAAAGAATCGGCGCATCGATTTAGATGTCATTGCCAAGGCAACCCAGATGAAGATTATTATGCAGTATGGCGTTGGGTTAGAAG GTGTTGATGTAAATGCTGCTACAGAGCACAAAATTAAAGTTGCAAGGATACCGGGGAGTATGACAGGAAATGCAGTCTCTTGTTCAGAGATGGCAATCTATCTTACCCTTGGTGTTCTGCGGAAGCAA AAGTTGATGGATGCTGCTGTGCATCAGAAGGACCTGGGAAGTCCAACAGGAGAAACAATATTAGGCAAAACA GTCCTTATCCTAGGATTTGGGGCCATTGGTGTGGAAATTGCCAAGAGGCTGAAACCATTTGGTGTAAAAATTCTTGCTACTAAAAGAAATTGGTCACCAGGCTCATTGCCATGTG ATGTTGATGGGCTTGTAGATAAAAAAGGTGGACCAGAAGATATGTATGAACTTGCTGGAGAAGCTGACATAATCATAACATGCTTGCTACAAACCAATGAAACA GTTGGAATTGTTGATGATATGTTCCTCTCAGCGATGAAAAAG GGTTCGTGTCTGGTCAATATTGCTAGAGGAGGCCTTTTGGACTACAAGGCTGTGTTCGATCACCTTGAGTCAGGTCATTTAGGTGGTTTGGGTATTGATGTTGCCTGGACAGAGCCATTTGATCCAGAGGACCCCATTCTCAAATTCTCAAATGTTATTATAACACCACATGTTGCTGGAGTCACCGAATACTCCTACAGAACTATGGCAAAGGTTTGTGCTTGTTTTCTCTCTGTCTTGTGGTTATTTTTCATTATCATGCAGTTCTTGCTATCTGCTAATATAATAGTTCCTTTGTAG
- the LOC136551245 gene encoding uncharacterized protein: MAGARLVGRLGRHSSSLLPPLPLPRHAHHRLYSPSSSSQGQYSKMGDSGERNGHGTPTRVLFCGPYWPASTNYTKEYLQDYPFIQVDEVGLEQVPDVIHNYHICVVKNRSIDSDIIAKATQMKIIMQYGVGLEGVDVNAATEHKIKVARIPGSTTGNAVSCAEMAIYLTLGILRKQKEMDTAVNRKDLGIPVGDTLFGKTVLILGFGAIGVEVAKRLRPFGVKILATKRNWSSDTLPSDVDELVDKKGGPEDMYEFAGEANIVITCMTLTNETVGIVDHKFISSMKKGSYLVNIARGRLLDYKAVFDHLESDHLAGLGIDVAWMEPFDPEDPILKFPNVIITPHVAGVTEYSYRTMAKSVGDTALQLHSGQPFTEVEFVN, translated from the exons ATGGCCGGAGCAAGATTAGTTGGCAGACTCGGCCGCCACTCCTCCTCCTTGCTcccgcccctgcccctgccccgtCACGCACACCACCGGCTctactctccttcctcctcctcccaag GTCAGTATTCAAAAATGGGTGATTCAGGTGAGAGGAATGGCCACGGCACTCCTACACGGGTGCTATTCTGTGGTCCATATTGGCCTGCTTCTACTAACTACACCAAGGAGTATTTGCAGGACTATCCATTCATTCAG GTTGATGAAGTAGGTCTCGAGCAGGTACCTGATGTTATTCACAACTACCATATATGTGTAGTAAAAAATCGGAGTATAGATTCAGATATCATTGCCAAGGCAACTCAGATGAAGATTATAATGCAGTATGGTGTTGGGttagaag GCGTCGATGTAAATGCTGCTACAGAACACAAAATCAAAGTTGCCCGAATACCTGGAAGTACGACAGGAAATGCCGTCTCTTGTGCAGAAATGGCAATCTATCTTACTCTAGGCATTCTGCGTAAACAA AAGGAGATGGATACTGCTGTGAACCGGAAAGACCTTGGTATTCCAGTTGGAGATACATTATTTGGCAAAACA GTCCTTATCCTTGGATTTGGGGCCATTGGTGTTGAAGTTGCCAAGAGGCTAAGGCCCTTCGGAGTAAAAATTCTTGCTACCAAAAGAAATTGGTCATCAGACACATTGCCATCTG ATGTGGATGAGCTAGTTGACAAGAAAGGTGGCCCGGAAGATATGTATGAATTTGCTGGTGAAGCTAACATAGTTATAACATGCATGACCTTAACCAATGAAACG GTTGGAATAGTGGATCATAAgttcatttcatcaatgaaaaAG GGATCATATCTGGTCAACATTGCCAGGGGACGCTTGCTGGACTACAAGGCTGTGTTTGATCACCTGGAATCAGACCATCTAGCTggtttggggattgatgttgCTTGGATGGAGCCATTTGATCCAGAGGATCCTATTCTGAAATTCCCAAACGTTATCATAACGCCACATGTGGCTGGTGTCACTGAATACTCCTACAGAACTATGGCAAAG TCTGTTGGTGACACTGCCCTTCAGCTGCATTCAGGGCAGCCGTTCACGGAAGTAGAGTTTGTCaactaa
- the LOC136551246 gene encoding uncharacterized protein isoform X1, producing the protein MAGARLAARPATHGPARQLPRAAAFAAAGRRGGDSPFLPRPRGCFSTVACAIKSNGSNSKVTRVLFCGPYFPASTRYTTEYLRDYPFIEVDQVGLEHVPEVIQNYHICVVKNRRIDLDVIAKATQMKIIMQYGVGLEGVDVNAATEHKIKVARIPGSMTGNAVSCSEMAIYLTLGVLRKQKLMDAAVHQKDLGSPTGETILGKTVLILGFGAIGVEIAKRLKPFGVKILATKRNWSPGSLPCGKLLLISGPHENSFHAPPVTSDIPCADVDGLVDKKGGPEDMYELAGEADIIITCLLQTNETVGIVDDMFLSAMKKGSCLVNIARGGLLDYKAVFDHLESGHLGGLGIDVAWTEPFDPEDPILKFSNVIITPHVAGVTEYSYRTMAKVVGDVALQLHSGETFTGIEFVN; encoded by the exons ATGGCGGGAGCAAGATTGGCAGCTAGGCCGGCCACACACGGCCCAGCACGCCAGCTCCCTCGCGCCGCCGCCTTCGCTGCCGCAGGCCGCCGCGGTGGCGACTCCCCTTTCCTCCCGCGACCGCGAG GTTGTTTTTCAACAGTGGCTTGTGCAATCAAAAGCAATGGCAGCAACAGCAAGGTTACAAGGGTGCTATTCTGTGGCCCCTATTTTCCTGCTTCCACGAGGTACACCACCGAGTATTTGCGAGACTATCCATTTATTGAG GTTGACCAAGTGGGCCTTGAGCATGTACCTGAAGTTATCCAAAACTATCATATATGTGTTGTAAAGAATCGGCGCATCGATTTAGATGTCATTGCCAAGGCAACCCAGATGAAGATTATTATGCAGTATGGCGTTGGGTTAGAAG GTGTTGATGTAAATGCTGCTACAGAGCACAAAATTAAAGTTGCAAGGATACCGGGGAGTATGACAGGAAATGCAGTCTCTTGTTCAGAGATGGCAATCTATCTTACCCTTGGTGTTCTGCGGAAGCAA AAGTTGATGGATGCTGCTGTGCATCAGAAGGACCTGGGAAGTCCAACAGGAGAAACAATATTAGGCAAAACA GTCCTTATCCTAGGATTTGGGGCCATTGGTGTGGAAATTGCCAAGAGGCTGAAACCATTTGGTGTAAAAATTCTTGCTACTAAAAGAAATTGGTCACCAGGCTCATTGCCATGTGGTAAGCTGCTACTGATATCAGGCCCACATGAAAATTCTTTCCATGCCCCTCCTGTCACTTCGGACATTCCTTGTGCAGATGTTGATGGGCTTGTAGATAAAAAAGGTGGACCAGAAGATATGTATGAACTTGCTGGAGAAGCTGACATAATCATAACATGCTTGCTACAAACCAATGAAACA GTTGGAATTGTTGATGATATGTTCCTCTCAGCGATGAAAAAG GGTTCGTGTCTGGTCAATATTGCTAGAGGAGGCCTTTTGGACTACAAGGCTGTGTTCGATCACCTTGAGTCAGGTCATTTAGGTGGTTTGGGTATTGATGTTGCCTGGACAGAGCCATTTGATCCAGAGGACCCCATTCTCAAATTCTCAAATGTTATTATAACACCACATGTTGCTGGAGTCACCGAATACTCCTACAGAACTATGGCAAAG GTTGTTGGTGACGTCGCTCTCCAGCTTCATTCAGGGGAGACATTCACCGGAATAGAATTTGTGAATTAG